A window of the Paenibacillus woosongensis genome harbors these coding sequences:
- a CDS encoding carbohydrate ABC transporter permease, producing MIGSKRKLWILDVLMLPFGLLTFFPFYIIIVNTFKSEFETATKPVSLPTSWNFSNYARVFEETPILRSFGNSLFLTVTAVILMVLIGAMAAYPIVYNRTRVNRVIMGYLLLGFMVPFQTLLVPLFQLMTNLKLVDKLYGLTTMYLGGSVFVFFLILGYMKTIPKDLSEAAIIDGCSIWGIFWKIILPLLQPITVTCAVLQTMWIWNDFLSPMLFLSSRENTTLVLEIYKAKGEFAVNWPMFMTMTVITLAPVFVFFIAMQKQIVEGIVGGAVKG from the coding sequence ATGATAGGATCCAAACGGAAATTATGGATACTGGATGTTCTTATGCTTCCTTTCGGACTGCTCACCTTTTTCCCTTTTTACATTATTATCGTCAACACATTTAAAAGCGAATTCGAGACGGCAACGAAGCCGGTCAGCTTGCCTACAAGCTGGAACTTCTCGAATTATGCCAGAGTCTTTGAGGAGACGCCGATACTGCGCAGCTTCGGCAACAGCTTGTTTCTGACCGTAACAGCCGTTATCCTGATGGTGCTGATCGGAGCCATGGCAGCGTATCCAATCGTGTATAACCGGACTCGCGTAAACCGGGTCATTATGGGATATTTGCTGCTCGGGTTCATGGTTCCATTTCAGACGCTGCTGGTGCCGCTGTTCCAGTTGATGACCAACTTGAAGCTGGTGGATAAGCTGTATGGATTAACGACCATGTACTTAGGGGGCTCGGTGTTTGTCTTCTTCCTGATCCTGGGGTATATGAAGACCATTCCGAAGGATCTGTCGGAGGCAGCCATTATCGATGGCTGCTCCATCTGGGGCATATTCTGGAAGATCATCCTGCCTTTGCTGCAGCCGATTACCGTAACCTGTGCTGTGCTGCAAACGATGTGGATTTGGAACGATTTCCTGTCCCCGATGCTGTTCCTTAGCTCCCGGGAGAATACAACGCTCGTTCTGGAGATTTATAAAGCTAAAGGAGAGTTCGCGGTCAATTGGCCCATGTTCATGACGATGACGGTCATTACCCTTGCTCCTGTGTTTGTATTCTTTATCGCCATGCAGAAGCAAATCGTAGAGGGGATCGTTGGCGGAGCTGTGAAAGGGTAA
- a CDS encoding ribbon-helix-helix protein, CopG family, with protein MSSKKMGRPPSDKPKNKTIEIRVDQETMSKLDASAEKLNTSRSAIVRKGIEKVYDELQK; from the coding sequence ATGTCCTCCAAAAAGATGGGGCGTCCTCCATCTGACAAACCCAAAAACAAAACGATTGAGATACGTGTCGATCAGGAAACTATGAGCAAGCTTGATGCTTCTGCCGAAAAGTTGAATACGTCACGATCTGCAATTGTCCGCAAAGGGATTGAAAAGGTGTATGACGAGCTCCAAAAATAA
- a CDS encoding RHS repeat-associated core domain-containing protein, with amino-acid sequence MKRIICFVLCLTLISASLLETVVYGAWEPSNISAVEVESASGSILTVSGILRQFDVSEDWLDEQLSKGYTLYQIYTALQGGKAGYETAISRYDVTRGIEEADLLAPQTEVSANHTYSALVHDFSAAAQSQEYDQAAVEHYSLQDDSSLYEVGYGTDSISTATGEMKLRYLDFSLPGALSFPLVRVYDSARANDEIGVRLENGAYINETRIRRDELDTAIGRGWRWEIPYIDTYGGSRILDFPGVGRYKLSEDMQLEGYLWNDLRLTTDLTQTVGNSTSEIKLSVRNGNQYFFNSSGHLILTADNYGNKVYFHYAAQGDGTVLSRIVNSDGNELVFSYLGDQVTVTQSGTNRKMEYFQKEEYGQKVLSEAKDAAGRSTKYYYSYPESRFNFLPWLTHQEELQPVKSSALLLRIVRPGSGMTDFDYTPVRKQIGDFATDFVFKVSSRQDSYSTTAGDEVLHPVTFRYSGEDLNSYGEAAAWTTTMEASRSKDTRVFNKIFQSSSKPDIHYLSEQRSEEGSTQYKQQFTYDETKGWNAPVQIAESYMQGGSASDPFSVNYQYNDEGLVTAENWSTGQEITYEYAVSAAPFYWVLPSKISTKLSSNQSRVEQYQYNNQGSVLQSSVRENSASGKLLAQTDFTYDAYGNIASSNVKDDKRTNTVNYAYQSPYGKHLPTKRSMVVHSVDGFYTEVSQRYEYTSAGEIKSAEDASGAVTSYTYDAIGRLIETLYSDRTKKTVRYEDELNTVTTTGTEGIVIVEKFNPLGLLVQEKVDDALFQYVYDQEGNMKESIDAERNKTSYVYDGFNRLTGTIFADGSQDRVEYDMVGRTTTYTDPAGVKHQEKTDLLGNVLSFEESRNGVYIPLEQTVYDLEGHPVIVTDGNGGQTRYEYDALGRMISVTDPEQRSTRYTYSLAGDLTKIQYPDNTYVEKEYNQAGNLIRQMNEERLVEAFFYDSRGNLIRSLDHASQFTEYEYNSDNLLTLIKAPGQQIKYSYDAMGRRTGMTDAIGNTTYTYDPQSGLLTKIAYPDGIQIEYSYNKQMRTGYTLKDASGKTTGAQYTLDAMNRVSALDVVHDASGNGRMAAFAAGSGSPVDRMTFDYQANGLLQIQSSSNGLSTSYTYEGYDLTAMTLAPGAAGRTLRSGSAALMSEMSENAEVQRAAGLQFTYQYDDNKNIISRSQDGAADTFAYDSLNRIQEENGQDISKKYVYDERGNRLEVEGQQVRGMTNAEFTFDSLNRLTKVTGEGGSEVSYSYNGDGLLYERAEGTKRTRYYYNEQAQLIAEANVSNGTPSLTYTYIYDLAGRLWSRVDQATGAVQYYQFNGHGDVVGLVDSAGNQLNSYTYDIWGNPEHEEETVPNIFRYSGEYWDKTTDLQYLRARWYDPNAGRFVSKDTYEGDITNPLSQNLYTYVHNNPLIYMDPSGHKVWLIHGTFSDPTTWTPDFVKYVEGLFNESSTALEWTGENSKGARSDAAKGFVNTVYEWHSKNPDEPIRLVGHSHGGNVAIMLANLLEEKGMKVETLITVATPVREYKLETEVGQHIHMYNNRDIVQGDMGGSWWWAGSTFTRKFKGADNVRAKDGETGTRIQAHSTMHSNVDIWKKYIEPILKLGPRSSSGARGSF; translated from the coding sequence ATGAAAAGAATAATATGTTTCGTTCTGTGCTTGACCTTGATCAGCGCGAGTCTGCTGGAAACTGTCGTATATGGAGCATGGGAACCAAGCAATATATCTGCAGTTGAAGTCGAGTCCGCTAGTGGAAGTATATTGACGGTTTCCGGGATTCTCCGGCAATTTGATGTCAGCGAGGATTGGCTGGATGAACAGTTGTCTAAAGGTTATACGCTGTACCAAATTTACACGGCTTTGCAAGGGGGAAAAGCGGGTTATGAGACGGCTATTTCCCGTTATGACGTAACGCGTGGGATTGAGGAAGCAGACCTACTTGCGCCGCAAACGGAGGTAAGCGCCAACCATACTTACTCTGCGCTAGTCCATGATTTTTCAGCGGCTGCCCAATCCCAGGAGTATGATCAAGCGGCAGTTGAGCATTATTCCTTGCAGGATGATTCCTCTTTATATGAAGTAGGGTATGGGACGGATTCAATTTCTACGGCGACCGGGGAAATGAAGCTTCGTTATTTGGACTTCTCGCTGCCGGGAGCTCTGTCCTTTCCATTGGTTCGTGTATATGACAGTGCCAGAGCTAATGATGAAATCGGCGTTAGGCTCGAGAATGGGGCCTACATCAATGAAACCCGCATTCGCAGGGATGAGCTGGACACGGCTATTGGCCGAGGATGGAGATGGGAAATTCCGTATATTGATACCTATGGCGGTTCACGGATTCTGGATTTCCCCGGAGTAGGCCGTTACAAGCTGTCTGAAGATATGCAGCTGGAAGGCTACTTATGGAACGATCTTAGATTGACAACAGACCTCACGCAAACAGTTGGAAACTCTACAAGCGAAATAAAGCTGTCTGTCCGCAATGGAAATCAATATTTTTTCAATTCTTCAGGGCATCTAATCCTGACTGCGGACAATTACGGGAATAAAGTATATTTTCACTACGCTGCGCAGGGCGACGGTACAGTTTTGTCACGAATCGTCAATAGCGACGGCAATGAATTGGTCTTCTCTTATTTGGGAGACCAAGTGACAGTAACCCAATCCGGTACGAATCGAAAAATGGAATATTTTCAAAAGGAAGAGTACGGCCAGAAGGTTCTCAGCGAGGCAAAAGACGCCGCCGGACGCAGCACGAAATATTACTATTCCTACCCGGAGTCCCGATTTAATTTTTTGCCCTGGCTAACCCACCAGGAGGAACTTCAGCCAGTCAAATCATCTGCGCTGCTGCTCAGGATTGTTCGTCCGGGTTCCGGGATGACCGACTTCGATTACACTCCGGTACGGAAGCAGATCGGGGATTTCGCCACTGACTTTGTATTTAAAGTCAGTTCTCGCCAGGACTCATACTCTACTACGGCTGGCGACGAAGTTCTACACCCGGTAACATTCCGATATTCCGGTGAGGATTTGAACAGCTACGGAGAAGCTGCAGCCTGGACGACGACGATGGAAGCTTCGCGTTCCAAGGATACGCGAGTTTTTAATAAAATTTTTCAATCGAGCAGCAAGCCGGATATCCATTACTTAAGCGAGCAGCGCAGCGAAGAAGGGAGCACGCAGTACAAGCAGCAATTCACTTACGATGAAACGAAGGGCTGGAATGCTCCTGTTCAGATCGCCGAAAGTTACATGCAGGGAGGCAGTGCTTCAGATCCTTTTTCTGTTAATTATCAATACAATGATGAGGGACTGGTGACGGCGGAAAATTGGAGTACGGGACAGGAGATCACCTATGAATATGCTGTATCTGCTGCTCCGTTCTACTGGGTGCTGCCAAGCAAAATCAGCACCAAGCTCAGCAGTAATCAGTCAAGGGTGGAGCAATATCAGTACAATAACCAGGGGAGCGTGCTGCAATCCAGCGTTAGAGAGAATAGCGCAAGCGGCAAGCTATTGGCGCAAACCGATTTCACATACGATGCTTATGGAAATATCGCCTCCTCTAATGTTAAGGATGATAAAAGAACGAATACGGTGAACTATGCGTACCAATCTCCTTATGGGAAACATTTGCCGACAAAACGCTCGATGGTCGTTCATTCCGTGGATGGTTTTTATACTGAAGTTAGCCAACGTTATGAATATACTTCAGCGGGTGAAATAAAATCGGCAGAAGATGCGTCGGGAGCGGTGACCTCATATACTTATGATGCAATTGGCCGCCTGATCGAAACACTTTACAGTGATCGGACCAAGAAGACGGTGAGATATGAGGATGAGCTGAACACGGTCACGACTACGGGCACGGAAGGCATCGTCATCGTCGAAAAATTTAACCCGCTTGGACTGCTCGTTCAGGAGAAGGTAGATGACGCTCTTTTCCAATACGTATATGACCAAGAAGGGAATATGAAGGAGTCTATAGACGCCGAGCGAAATAAAACCAGTTATGTCTATGACGGCTTCAATCGCCTTACGGGCACTATCTTTGCAGACGGTTCTCAGGACAGAGTCGAGTATGATATGGTTGGCCGCACGACGACTTACACCGACCCTGCTGGCGTGAAGCATCAGGAGAAGACGGATCTGCTTGGAAATGTATTGTCGTTCGAGGAATCGAGAAACGGGGTTTATATTCCTCTGGAGCAGACGGTCTACGATTTGGAAGGCCATCCGGTGATCGTCACGGACGGAAATGGCGGACAGACCCGATATGAATATGATGCGCTTGGACGGATGATATCAGTCACCGATCCTGAGCAGCGTTCGACGCGTTATACGTACAGCTTGGCAGGCGATCTGACCAAAATTCAATATCCGGATAATACGTATGTGGAGAAGGAATACAACCAGGCAGGCAACCTGATCCGGCAAATGAATGAGGAACGGCTCGTTGAGGCTTTCTTTTACGATTCACGGGGCAACCTGATCAGGTCGCTGGATCACGCGAGTCAATTTACGGAATACGAGTATAATAGCGATAACTTGCTTACCCTGATCAAAGCGCCTGGCCAGCAGATAAAATATAGTTACGATGCGATGGGGCGCCGCACGGGAATGACCGATGCTATAGGGAATACGACGTATACCTATGATCCGCAAAGCGGGTTGCTAACGAAGATCGCCTATCCTGACGGCATTCAAATCGAATATTCCTATAACAAGCAGATGCGGACGGGATACACACTGAAGGATGCTTCCGGTAAAACGACAGGCGCTCAGTATACATTGGATGCCATGAACCGGGTTAGCGCTCTGGATGTAGTCCATGATGCCTCAGGCAATGGAAGAATGGCGGCTTTTGCTGCCGGGTCCGGGTCGCCCGTCGATCGGATGACCTTTGACTACCAAGCGAACGGACTGCTGCAGATCCAGTCTTCCAGTAATGGACTAAGCACCTCATACACGTATGAAGGCTATGATTTGACGGCGATGACGCTCGCGCCTGGGGCGGCAGGCAGAACGCTCAGAAGCGGCTCAGCAGCTCTTATGAGCGAGATGAGTGAGAATGCAGAAGTACAACGTGCTGCGGGCTTACAGTTTACTTATCAATACGACGACAACAAGAACATCATTTCCCGCAGCCAGGACGGAGCTGCCGATACCTTTGCTTATGATTCGTTGAATCGAATCCAAGAGGAGAATGGGCAGGACATCAGCAAGAAGTACGTCTACGATGAGCGTGGCAATCGCCTCGAAGTAGAGGGCCAGCAGGTTCGGGGCATGACGAATGCCGAATTCACCTTCGATAGCCTCAACCGTTTAACAAAGGTAACAGGCGAAGGAGGTTCAGAAGTCAGCTATAGCTATAACGGCGACGGCTTGCTATACGAGCGGGCTGAAGGAACCAAGCGTACCCGCTATTACTATAACGAACAAGCGCAACTGATTGCAGAAGCGAACGTAAGCAATGGCACACCAAGCTTAACCTACACCTACATCTACGATTTAGCCGGCCGGCTATGGTCCCGGGTGGATCAAGCAACCGGAGCAGTCCAGTATTATCAATTTAACGGTCATGGCGATGTAGTAGGTCTGGTCGATAGCGCAGGGAACCAGCTGAACAGCTACACTTACGACATTTGGGGCAACCCGGAGCATGAGGAAGAGACCGTTCCGAATATCTTCCGCTACTCTGGAGAGTACTGGGACAAAACGACGGATTTGCAGTATCTCCGAGCCCGCTGGTATGACCCGAACGCGGGAAGATTCGTATCGAAAGATACGTATGAAGGGGACATTACTAACCCGCTGAGCCAGAACTTGTATACGTATGTGCATAATAATCCTTTGATATATATGGATCCTAGTGGGCATAAAGTATGGTTGATTCATGGTACTTTCTCAGATCCGACTACATGGACTCCGGATTTTGTGAAATATGTGGAGGGTCTGTTTAATGAATCAAGTACAGCGCTAGAGTGGACAGGCGAAAATAGCAAAGGTGCACGTTCTGATGCGGCTAAGGGTTTTGTAAACACAGTATATGAATGGCACAGTAAGAATCCTGACGAACCTATTAGATTAGTAGGGCATAGTCATGGAGGAAATGTGGCAATCATGTTAGCTAACCTTCTGGAGGAAAAAGGGATGAAAGTGGAGACATTAATTACAGTAGCGACTCCCGTTAGGGAATATAAGTTGGAGACAGAGGTCGGACAACATATTCATATGTATAATAATAGAGATATTGTCCAAGGCGATATGGGAGGGAGTTGGTGGTGGGCAGGGTCTACATTTACAAGGAAATTTAAAGGTGCAGATAATGTGCGAGCGAAAGATGGAGAGACAGGCACAAGAATTCAAGCTCATTCAACCATGCACAGCAATGTGGACATTTGGAAAAAATACATTGAGCCGATATTAAAATTAGGCCCTCGTTCGAGTTCAGGTGCTAGAGGATCATTTTAG
- a CDS encoding DUF6809 family protein — MKTILEAMYRGQIHPDEVIVPSQPEYRTVSHQVAAQTEQWRERLGEEVFRELEEYFDLCDSVDSMHVEAAFLHGFKLGANLLIEVMSNREELVPNSASSMSL; from the coding sequence ATGAAAACCATTTTGGAAGCCATGTACCGTGGTCAAATTCACCCCGATGAGGTGATTGTTCCGTCTCAGCCGGAATACCGTACTGTAAGCCATCAGGTGGCTGCACAGACGGAGCAATGGCGTGAGCGATTAGGTGAGGAAGTATTTCGTGAGCTAGAGGAATATTTTGACCTGTGCGACAGTGTAGATAGTATGCATGTAGAAGCTGCCTTTCTCCATGGATTCAAGCTTGGAGCGAACTTGCTCATCGAGGTAATGAGCAACAGAGAGGAACTAGTTCCTAATTCAGCTTCGAGCATGTCATTATGA
- a CDS encoding RHS repeat-associated core domain-containing protein yields MYVNTISQRSEHFYFCKSAFSTGEDGTTVSYSYNGDGLLYERAEGSERTRYYYDEQAKLIAEADVSNGSPSITYTYIYDLAGRLWSRVDQATGEVQYYQFNGHGDVVGLVDSAGNQLNSYTYDIWGNPEHEEETVPNIFRYSGEYWDATTDLQYLRARWYDPNAGRFVSKDSYEGDITNPLSQNLYTYVHNNPLIYVDPSGHRMEAGGGGGGNPLYNLSFTNATDQIIAARSADKETKDKLLKQLIREYKYGFFGNDSGGMTRNQFEYLFKLATDNDRSNYQVSKWAIVQLDDYFYYGANDKTIAIAATIGSMSSGAISGTNTKNQTILWDIKTNAVAKLTYTFNNQKVTAYQDSNGYWWAKDLTGHGNSAFKVFEKKGNELHWISDADKYGNFITDKHKGQSGTTIKIK; encoded by the coding sequence GTGTATGTAAATACTATCTCCCAAAGATCGGAGCATTTTTATTTTTGTAAATCAGCTTTTTCTACAGGTGAAGACGGTACAACAGTCAGCTACAGCTATAACGGCGACGGCTTGCTGTACGAGCGGGCTGAAGGATCCGAGCGAACCCGCTATTACTATGACGAACAAGCGAAACTGATTGCAGAAGCGGACGTAAGCAATGGTTCACCAAGTATAACCTACACCTATATCTACGATTTAGCCGGCCGGCTATGGTCCCGGGTGGATCAAGCAACCGGAGAAGTCCAGTATTATCAATTTAACGGACATGGCGATGTAGTAGGTCTGGTCGATAGCGCGGGGAACCAGCTGAACAGCTACACTTACGACATTTGGGGCAACCCGGAGCATGAGGAAGAGACCGTTCCAAATATCTTCCGCTACTCCGGCGAGTATTGGGACGCAACGACGGATTTGCAGTATCTCCGAGCCCGCTGGTATGACCCGAACGCGGGAAGATTCGTGTCGAAGGATAGCTATGAAGGGGACATTACTAACCCGCTAAGCCAGAACTTGTATACGTATGTGCATAATAATCCTTTGATATATGTTGACCCGAGTGGGCATCGAATGGAGGCCGGTGGTGGAGGCGGAGGAAATCCGTTATATAATCTTTCATTCACAAATGCTACTGATCAAATTATTGCAGCCAGATCTGCCGATAAGGAAACAAAAGATAAATTATTAAAACAGTTAATCAGGGAATATAAGTATGGTTTTTTTGGAAATGATTCGGGGGGCATGACTAGAAATCAATTTGAGTATTTATTTAAATTAGCAACAGATAATGACAGAAGCAATTATCAAGTTTCAAAATGGGCTATTGTTCAATTAGATGATTATTTCTATTATGGAGCTAATGATAAAACTATTGCCATCGCAGCTACTATTGGCAGTATGAGTTCGGGTGCTATATCTGGTACGAACACAAAAAATCAAACAATTTTGTGGGATATAAAGACTAATGCAGTAGCCAAACTTACGTACACATTCAACAATCAAAAAGTTACAGCATACCAGGATAGTAATGGATATTGGTGGGCTAAAGACTTAACGGGCCATGGGAATTCAGCTTTTAAAGTTTTTGAAAAAAAGGGGAATGAGCTCCATTGGATATCGGATGCAGATAAATATGGGAATTTTATAACAGATAAGCATAAAGGCCAATCGGGAACTACTATTAAAATTAAATAA
- a CDS encoding TetR/AcrR family transcriptional regulator gives MSSLRAGDRRIIRTRMMIYEAFLRLLHRKAYEEISVIDIAEKADINRSTFYSHFVDKADLLQKMIADKLDRLTESIRSCAAPSAIAPSFHAPDPIFLTLFEHVSEHDYFYRVMLSKSPAGDFRSKFIETIREGFFERLSKLDLDQKLQVPLDLLLDYISLSTGGIMEKWLSDDKIYSPHHMALQLTRMGALGIYKSMGLPESQRS, from the coding sequence ATGAGTAGTCTTCGGGCGGGGGATCGGAGGATTATCCGTACAAGGATGATGATTTATGAGGCGTTCTTGCGTTTGCTGCATAGGAAGGCGTATGAGGAAATCAGTGTGATCGATATTGCGGAAAAAGCGGATATCAACCGGTCGACGTTCTACTCCCACTTCGTTGACAAAGCGGACCTGCTGCAAAAAATGATAGCGGATAAGCTGGATCGGCTCACCGAATCCATTAGAAGCTGCGCGGCTCCTTCCGCAATTGCTCCGTCGTTTCATGCGCCCGATCCGATTTTCTTGACTCTTTTCGAGCACGTATCCGAACATGACTACTTCTATCGGGTCATGCTGTCGAAATCTCCCGCTGGCGATTTTCGGAGCAAATTCATCGAAACTATCCGCGAAGGTTTTTTTGAGCGGCTGTCGAAGCTGGATCTGGATCAGAAGCTGCAGGTGCCGCTTGATCTTTTGCTCGATTATATCAGCCTGTCCACCGGCGGCATTATGGAAAAATGGTTATCGGACGATAAAATCTACTCACCGCACCATATGGCGCTTCAGCTCACCCGAATGGGCGCGCTTGGCATTTATAAATCGATGGGATTGCCAGAATCCCAGCGCTCTTGA
- a CDS encoding ATP-dependent nuclease: MGISNWHERPPSKVKKRRWPFHSAFPEVIYIPAVKNASDEIKATSDNIKTLTTLYKEVIHSLEEYTEAETKTKALQDKINQHDNEKINYFESEIQSFLTDVTSTKVNFKVNVQPLAEFVSTSVNPLFNYNGIETELDFQGNGVQRTFIVSILKGFRKYKSKYATETKEQALFRRQLIIAIEEPELYLHPQIARIFKDTLYSLADDNYFQVIATSHSPNFIDLSKPNRTLAKVSLNSDKIVCIHQVDSDIYGLPDDEKSRFQALLKFNPHVNEAFFADQVILVEGDTEVVTLRLIGEKLAQEGYLDLDVFNRTTVVNCSGKPTMYVVMNVLNNFGVKYTVIHDFDITEVNAKGDRRSPAALKAVLTINHKLEYLAGLRNNGRFVFQHTFEAEMPHDYEKGSSKSFSAYEYINPKSIGELPLGLIDIIKSAFGLELSTPLDHSNNTLLPRYERASWTELNQAISEWEEPKVEEFVRCYWTE; the protein is encoded by the coding sequence ATGGGGATCAGCAATTGGCATGAAAGGCCACCTTCGAAAGTAAAAAAACGAAGGTGGCCTTTCCACTCAGCTTTCCCTGAGGTAATTTACATTCCTGCTGTAAAAAATGCTAGCGATGAAATAAAAGCCACATCAGATAATATTAAAACATTAACCACACTCTATAAAGAGGTTATTCATTCATTAGAGGAGTACACAGAAGCAGAAACAAAAACAAAGGCGCTACAAGACAAGATCAATCAGCATGATAATGAGAAAATAAATTATTTCGAGTCCGAAATCCAAAGTTTTTTAACAGATGTTACGTCAACTAAGGTAAATTTCAAAGTCAACGTTCAGCCTCTTGCTGAGTTTGTCAGTACATCTGTCAATCCATTATTTAATTATAATGGAATTGAGACGGAACTTGATTTTCAAGGTAATGGAGTCCAAAGAACTTTTATTGTTTCGATTTTGAAGGGTTTTCGTAAATACAAAAGCAAATATGCTACTGAGACTAAAGAACAGGCCTTGTTCAGACGGCAATTAATTATTGCGATTGAAGAACCTGAGTTATATTTGCATCCCCAGATTGCAAGGATTTTTAAAGATACTCTATATTCATTAGCCGATGATAATTACTTCCAGGTTATCGCTACTTCACACTCTCCCAATTTTATTGATCTTTCTAAGCCTAATAGAACTTTAGCTAAAGTATCGCTAAATAGTGACAAGATAGTTTGTATTCATCAAGTGGATTCAGACATTTATGGTTTGCCAGATGATGAAAAATCAAGATTTCAAGCGCTTTTAAAATTTAACCCACATGTGAATGAAGCATTTTTTGCTGATCAAGTTATTTTAGTTGAAGGCGATACTGAAGTTGTGACGCTACGGCTTATTGGAGAGAAACTTGCACAAGAAGGATATTTAGACTTAGATGTATTTAATAGAACAACCGTAGTAAATTGCTCTGGAAAACCAACAATGTATGTAGTAATGAATGTACTTAATAATTTTGGAGTTAAGTATACCGTCATACATGATTTTGACATTACTGAAGTAAATGCAAAAGGAGATAGAAGAAGTCCTGCTGCGCTGAAAGCTGTTCTAACTATCAATCACAAGCTGGAATATTTAGCGGGGTTAAGAAATAATGGTCGATTTGTATTTCAACATACTTTTGAAGCCGAAATGCCACACGATTATGAGAAAGGTTCTTCAAAATCATTCTCAGCTTATGAATACATAAATCCTAAATCAATTGGTGAGTTACCTCTCGGACTAATCGACATTATTAAGTCAGCCTTTGGCTTGGAGTTAAGTACCCCTTTGGATCATTCTAATAATACCTTGCTTCCACGTTATGAAAGGGCTTCTTGGACAGAATTGAATCAAGCCATTTCCGAGTGGGAGGAACCAAAAGTGGAGGAGTTTGTAAGATGCTATTGGACAGAGTGA
- a CDS encoding DUF4085 family protein, whose product MQYFTDELWSKINSEDEEERNEANRKWDKNEALYHQRFQKLKDKLPGQVFDLYNSRSFHDSNLIEVKINQLDTSINRPMNVEITFTDGEYCWRIIYKKIIKLQVDYSEDDTLFRSQGFGDWGYEEILDVNEDILSHEILFSSGSKILIHFSNKMIEIAKI is encoded by the coding sequence ATGCAGTATTTTACAGACGAATTGTGGTCTAAGATAAACAGTGAAGATGAAGAAGAGCGAAACGAAGCGAACCGCAAATGGGATAAAAACGAAGCTCTATACCACCAGCGATTTCAAAAGTTGAAAGATAAATTGCCTGGGCAAGTATTTGATTTATATAACTCTAGGAGTTTTCATGATTCAAATCTGATTGAAGTTAAAATTAATCAACTAGATACAAGCATTAATAGACCGATGAATGTAGAAATAACATTTACGGACGGAGAGTATTGTTGGCGCATTATTTATAAGAAGATTATCAAACTTCAAGTTGATTATTCTGAGGATGATACTCTATTTAGATCTCAAGGCTTTGGAGATTGGGGGTATGAGGAAATACTAGATGTAAACGAGGATATTCTATCTCACGAAATTCTTTTTTCTTCAGGCTCTAAAATACTCATACATTTTAGTAATAAAATGATTGAGATAGCTAAAATATAA
- a CDS encoding DUF3885 domain-containing protein: MDSNEQLNNFLNTFFENVDLKSPLFYNYPTGIRFDLASDIEDKVLRTTQIEHRFLKIWEAINKSSDLIYFIVFIDCWKGNPQSAFEKDIAELYNTLFNKDTDNVSLLKQDYRYPDPDDTDEVKTFRYCIKVMNIDFDVKKFISVFSGTGEQTALGDFFIINETKKVIIHPYDIRGMDIISNDLKILKDIYTIHNEWILEFDRDKIDKIFKPIE, from the coding sequence ATGGATTCTAATGAACAACTAAATAATTTTTTAAATACCTTCTTTGAAAATGTTGACTTAAAAAGTCCGCTTTTCTATAATTATCCAACTGGTATAAGATTTGACCTAGCCTCAGATATTGAAGATAAAGTACTACGGACTACACAAATTGAACATAGATTTCTTAAAATTTGGGAAGCTATTAATAAATCATCAGATTTGATTTATTTTATAGTGTTTATTGATTGCTGGAAAGGCAATCCTCAATCGGCTTTTGAAAAAGATATAGCAGAATTGTATAATACACTATTTAATAAAGATACTGATAATGTATCTTTATTGAAACAAGATTACAGATATCCTGATCCAGATGACACGGATGAAGTTAAAACCTTTCGTTATTGCATCAAAGTAATGAATATTGATTTTGATGTAAAAAAATTTATTTCTGTATTTTCTGGAACTGGGGAGCAAACAGCATTAGGAGATTTTTTTATAATCAATGAAACAAAGAAAGTTATAATTCATCCGTATGATATTAGAGGTATGGATATAATCTCAAATGATTTAAAAATATTAAAGGATATTTACACGATCCACAATGAATGGATATTAGAATTTGATAGAGATAAAATTGATAAAATATTCAAACCAATAGAATAG